A genome region from Lactobacillus sp. ESL0791 includes the following:
- a CDS encoding flavocytochrome c yields MTKFVFTPLDSSKLEESYDAIIVGAGGAGLTAALQAHELGLKVVVLEKNETLGGNTSRASSGMNASESLVQLNEGIVDSNQSFYEETLKGGGLLNDRDMLKYFADHSAIAVSWLMEHGIELTNLTITGGMSKKRAHRPASMAPVGNYLVTGALKQIQKENIPVFNKAKVVKLIQDETKAVTGVEVETSAGTKRVAAKAVLLASGGFGASKEIIKKYRPDLVDYKTTNQAGATGDGLKLAEAVDAQLVQMNFIQVHPTAQTDTDHVYLIGEGLRGEGAILVNKSGQRFVNELTTRKIVSDKITSLNEDGAYLIFDRGIRDHFTAVEFYDQVGLVEHGATLSELAGQIGVHAANLEQTVANWNKEVAAKNDQDFGRTTGMERGIAQGPFFAIHVHPAIHYTMGGIHINPQTEVIDSNGNVIKGLYAAGEVSGGLHGNNRIGGNSIAETVIFGRQAGMQMTNFVRAN; encoded by the coding sequence ATGACAAAATTTGTTTTTACCCCGCTGGACAGTTCAAAGTTAGAAGAAAGCTATGACGCAATTATTGTCGGTGCCGGTGGTGCCGGCTTAACTGCTGCTCTGCAAGCACACGAATTGGGGCTGAAAGTTGTCGTTCTCGAAAAGAACGAAACGCTTGGCGGCAATACCAGCCGTGCTTCCTCTGGGATGAATGCTTCTGAAAGTTTGGTGCAGCTGAATGAGGGAATTGTTGACAGCAACCAAAGTTTTTATGAGGAAACGCTCAAGGGCGGCGGCTTGCTGAATGACCGCGACATGCTGAAATATTTTGCTGACCATTCGGCGATTGCTGTCAGTTGGCTGATGGAACACGGGATTGAGCTGACTAATCTGACAATCACCGGTGGAATGAGCAAGAAGCGTGCACACCGCCCAGCTTCGATGGCACCCGTTGGTAATTATCTTGTTACTGGTGCTTTAAAACAGATTCAAAAGGAGAATATCCCTGTTTTCAATAAGGCAAAAGTTGTTAAATTGATTCAGGATGAAACTAAAGCAGTGACCGGCGTTGAAGTTGAAACGTCAGCAGGCACTAAAAGGGTTGCCGCTAAGGCGGTTTTGCTTGCTTCTGGCGGTTTTGGTGCCTCAAAAGAAATCATTAAGAAGTATCGTCCCGATTTGGTTGATTACAAGACTACCAACCAGGCGGGCGCAACCGGTGACGGTCTAAAATTAGCTGAAGCCGTTGACGCCCAGCTGGTTCAGATGAACTTTATCCAGGTTCACCCGACAGCGCAAACCGACACCGATCATGTTTATCTGATTGGCGAAGGTCTGCGCGGTGAAGGAGCAATTTTGGTTAACAAGTCCGGCCAGCGGTTTGTTAACGAACTGACAACCCGGAAGATTGTTTCCGATAAAATTACTTCTTTGAATGAAGATGGTGCTTACCTAATTTTTGACCGGGGAATTCGCGACCACTTTACAGCGGTTGAATTTTATGATCAAGTTGGGCTTGTCGAGCATGGTGCTACTCTCAGTGAGTTAGCTGGTCAAATCGGTGTTCATGCGGCTAACTTGGAGCAAACGGTCGCTAACTGGAACAAGGAAGTAGCGGCTAAGAACGACCAAGACTTTGGCAGAACCACCGGAATGGAACGGGGAATTGCGCAGGGGCCATTCTTTGCGATTCATGTTCACCCGGCAATTCATTACACGATGGGCGGCATCCACATTAATCCGCAGACAGAAGTAATTGACAGCAACGGCAACGTGATTAAGGGCTTATATGCTGCCGGTGAGGTTTCCGGCGGCCTTCACGGCAATAACCGGATCGGCGGTAACTCGATTGCCGAAACAGTTATTTTCGGTCGTCAGGCAGGGATGCAGATGACTAACTTTGTCCGGGCAAATTAA
- a CDS encoding class II fumarate hydratase, with product MAEEEYRVESDTIGPVKIPKDALWGPQTERSRNNFPSGELMPLQIVRAFLNLKKAAAQANVEVGAEPEEKGTAIEEAIDQLLKLDDANLRKDFPLHVLQTGSGTQSNMNVNEVVANLANKLHPGLGVLPNDDVNRGQSSNDTFPTAMNIVAVEALDKLEPALEHLIDELKVKQDKYWKTVKVGRTHLQDATPLTFGQEVSGYISALKHDLAYIQELKPTLYELAIGGTAVGTGLNAAPGMTEKIAGKLSKVYGHEFKVKTNKFWGLAHHSGLDVVHGALKTLAADMFKIAQDIRFLASGPRAGYDELNIPANEPGSSIMPGKVNPTQSEAVTMAAAKVFGNDTTITFASSQGNFEMNVFKTVMIAAFLDSCDILTGTITGFADKMIAGLTVNSDRMDDLLKNSLMTVTALSPHIGYHDAAKIAQTADKEGTTLKEAALKSGKVTEKQYDKWMDFMQMTNIDKTEPEK from the coding sequence ATGGCAGAAGAAGAATATCGTGTTGAAAGTGACACAATCGGTCCTGTAAAAATTCCTAAGGATGCACTTTGGGGTCCGCAGACGGAGCGCAGCAGGAATAATTTTCCCAGCGGCGAATTAATGCCCCTGCAGATTGTCCGGGCTTTTTTAAATTTGAAAAAGGCAGCAGCACAAGCAAATGTTGAGGTCGGCGCTGAGCCCGAAGAAAAGGGGACGGCGATTGAAGAAGCAATTGACCAGCTGCTAAAACTAGATGATGCCAATTTGCGCAAGGATTTTCCGCTGCATGTTTTGCAGACCGGGTCAGGCACCCAAAGCAACATGAATGTTAACGAAGTTGTGGCAAATCTGGCCAACAAACTGCACCCGGGGTTAGGTGTCTTGCCTAATGATGATGTCAACCGGGGCCAATCATCTAATGATACTTTCCCGACTGCAATGAATATTGTGGCGGTTGAAGCATTGGATAAGTTGGAGCCAGCGTTAGAGCACCTGATTGATGAATTGAAGGTCAAGCAGGATAAATACTGGAAGACGGTTAAAGTTGGCCGCACGCACCTGCAAGACGCAACCCCGCTTACCTTTGGTCAGGAAGTTTCTGGCTATATCTCTGCCTTAAAGCATGATTTGGCATACATTCAGGAACTGAAGCCGACTCTCTATGAATTGGCGATTGGCGGTACGGCTGTCGGCACCGGCCTGAATGCAGCACCGGGCATGACCGAGAAGATTGCCGGTAAATTGTCTAAAGTTTATGGTCACGAATTTAAGGTTAAAACTAATAAATTCTGGGGCCTTGCACACCACTCCGGACTTGATGTTGTTCATGGCGCTTTGAAGACCTTGGCTGCCGACATGTTTAAGATTGCCCAAGACATCAGGTTCTTGGCGTCGGGACCACGGGCTGGATATGACGAGTTAAATATTCCGGCTAACGAACCAGGATCATCAATTATGCCGGGCAAAGTCAACCCAACCCAGTCTGAGGCCGTCACGATGGCTGCTGCCAAAGTTTTTGGTAATGACACAACGATTACCTTTGCTTCATCCCAAGGAAACTTTGAGATGAATGTTTTCAAGACGGTGATGATTGCCGCATTTTTGGATTCATGTGATATTCTGACAGGCACAATCACCGGTTTTGCCGATAAAATGATTGCCGGCTTGACCGTTAATTCGGACAGGATGGACGATCTGTTGAAAAATTCACTGATGACGGTTACCGCGCTGTCACCGCATATCGGCTACCACGATGCAGCAAAAATCGCCCAAACAGCTGACAAGGAAGGAACAACCCTGAAGGAAGCAGCCTTAAAGAGTGGCAAGGTTACCGAAAAGCAGTATGATAAATGGATGGACTTCATGCAGATGACCAATATTGATAAAACCGAACCGGAAAAATAG
- a CDS encoding copper homeostasis protein CutC, with protein MIKEACVGSYAALVQNINAGADRIELNDNLAEGGTTPSYGTIAQSVSYAHQFKVPLVVMIRPRGGDFVYSNDESAIMAADIKTVAKLGAEAVAFGCLTEEGLLDQVKMGKLITLAHSLNLEVVMHMAFDAITQNKQRAALDWLAAHRVIRILTHGGSLQQPIIANLAHIKEIISWADGRIVILPGGGITAANCEQVAKKLRVSQVHGTKIVL; from the coding sequence ATGATTAAAGAAGCCTGTGTCGGCAGCTACGCCGCACTTGTGCAGAACATTAACGCCGGTGCGGATCGGATTGAACTCAATGATAATTTGGCAGAAGGCGGCACCACGCCGTCCTATGGCACGATTGCGCAATCTGTTTCTTATGCGCATCAATTTAAGGTACCGCTGGTTGTCATGATTAGGCCGCGCGGCGGTGATTTTGTATATTCTAATGACGAAAGTGCAATTATGGCAGCGGATATTAAGACAGTGGCTAAACTGGGCGCAGAAGCCGTTGCTTTTGGCTGTCTGACAGAAGAGGGCTTGCTTGATCAAGTAAAAATGGGAAAGCTAATTACTCTCGCACATTCGTTAAACCTAGAAGTAGTGATGCATATGGCCTTTGATGCCATCACGCAAAATAAACAAAGGGCAGCACTTGATTGGCTAGCCGCTCATCGCGTTATCCGGATTTTAACGCATGGCGGCAGCCTGCAGCAGCCAATCATTGCCAACTTGGCGCACATCAAAGAAATAATTTCTTGGGCCGATGGCAGAATTGTTATTTTACCCGGCGGCGGGATCACCGCCGCTAATTGTGAGCAGGTTGCAAAGAAGCTAAGAGTTAGCCAGGTGCACGGGACCAAAATTGTTCTGTAA
- a CDS encoding cysteine hydrolase family protein, with protein MSKSKEALLIIDYTYDFIDDHGALTCGKAGQDCEDTIIKLANEFVVNDNYVILPTDCHKLNDPFHPESKLFPPHNIEGTSGRDFYGKLKIWYEENSTKNNVWAMPKTRYSSFVGTNLDLDLRMRGVETVHLVGTCTDICVLQTAIYAYNLGYKIVVHQDGVAGTSPENHQFALANMKNNLGATII; from the coding sequence ATGAGTAAAAGTAAAGAAGCATTATTGATTATTGACTATACTTACGACTTTATTGATGATCACGGAGCGTTAACTTGCGGGAAGGCGGGGCAGGACTGTGAAGACACGATTATTAAGTTGGCCAATGAATTTGTGGTCAATGATAATTATGTCATTTTGCCGACAGATTGTCATAAATTGAATGACCCGTTTCATCCCGAAAGCAAGTTGTTCCCGCCTCACAATATTGAGGGGACCAGCGGACGGGATTTTTACGGAAAATTGAAGATCTGGTATGAAGAAAATTCCACTAAGAACAATGTTTGGGCAATGCCCAAAACACGTTACAGTTCATTTGTCGGCACCAACTTGGATCTTGATTTGCGGATGCGAGGTGTTGAGACCGTCCATTTAGTTGGCACCTGCACCGATATTTGCGTTTTGCAAACGGCAATCTATGCTTATAATTTGGGCTACAAAATTGTGGTGCATCAGGATGGCGTTGCTGGGACTTCACCGGAAAATCATCAGTTTGCGCTTGCAAATATGAAAAATAATTTAGGTGCAACAATTATTTAG
- a CDS encoding putative holin-like toxin codes for MSVTDILATLFAFGSFLLMLLTYIDNHHGK; via the coding sequence GTGAGTGTCACCGATATATTGGCAACATTGTTTGCCTTTGGCTCGTTTTTATTGATGTTGTTGACATATATCGACAACCATCATGGGAAATGA
- a CDS encoding IS110 family transposase, whose amino-acid sequence MKNVVVVGIDVSSRKSAVCIMINKLAIKQFDITNDAIGFKQLLDELEFYQEQPQIVFEATGVYSCRLQAFLNHHNYRYTMLNPLKAKLQLNQFRKSKTDQHDARDLAYSQFIYHRAPTYLQNPNYQQLGAMSRFYEQLTHDFVSAKNRLHRVLQFIFPELETITSTTNGLNYWRYVQAFTHPQVVKNLGYDAIVKCLLNFHGIGKHRADKLANRLIELADKAYPTVDKDTFEVEEARYYAQRLMLLNRQRKQIIQKMVELAAKLPKNDLKILKSIPGISEITAVRLLGELGDIRRFRNPNALNAFVGLDLRHYQSGEMELTDHISKRGNPIGRKILYHTIGQIDSVRHYEPCHIADYYEKKKRSSQSKSFKKIAIAAVHKLTRTIYYLIVHDQLYDYSVVKK is encoded by the coding sequence ATGAAAAATGTAGTTGTAGTTGGAATTGATGTTAGCAGCCGTAAATCTGCTGTTTGTATTATGATTAATAAGCTTGCCATCAAACAATTTGATATTACCAATGATGCCATTGGCTTTAAACAATTGCTTGACGAACTGGAATTTTATCAAGAACAACCGCAAATCGTTTTTGAAGCGACAGGTGTTTATTCCTGCAGATTGCAAGCTTTTCTTAACCACCACAATTATCGCTATACTATGCTTAATCCCCTTAAAGCTAAGCTGCAATTGAATCAATTCAGAAAGAGTAAAACAGATCAGCACGATGCGCGCGATTTGGCTTACTCACAGTTTATTTACCACCGTGCACCAACTTACTTACAAAATCCTAACTATCAGCAGTTGGGTGCCATGAGCCGTTTTTATGAGCAATTAACTCATGATTTCGTTTCAGCTAAGAATCGTTTACATCGGGTTTTACAGTTTATCTTTCCTGAATTAGAAACTATTACCAGCACAACTAATGGGTTAAATTATTGGCGTTATGTCCAAGCTTTTACTCATCCACAAGTTGTTAAAAATTTGGGCTATGATGCCATCGTAAAATGCTTATTGAATTTCCACGGTATTGGCAAACATCGGGCTGACAAATTAGCTAACCGCTTAATTGAATTAGCTGACAAAGCCTATCCTACAGTCGATAAAGATACTTTTGAGGTTGAGGAAGCCAGATACTATGCTCAAAGATTAATGTTATTAAACAGGCAACGCAAACAAATAATTCAAAAAATGGTTGAGTTAGCGGCTAAACTGCCTAAAAATGACTTAAAAATATTAAAAAGTATTCCCGGAATTTCTGAAATTACGGCAGTAAGACTGTTAGGTGAATTAGGCGACATTAGACGTTTTCGGAATCCTAATGCTTTAAATGCCTTTGTTGGTTTAGACTTGCGCCATTATCAGTCAGGTGAAATGGAGCTTACTGATCATATCAGTAAACGTGGCAACCCAATTGGCCGTAAAATTCTTTATCATACAATCGGACAAATTGATTCAGTTAGGCACTATGAGCCTTGTCATATTGCGGATTATTACGAAAAGAAAAAACGATCTTCCCAAAGCAAAAGCTTCAAGAAAATCGCCATCGCAGCAGTCCACAAACTAACAAGGACTATCTACTATTTGATTGTGCATGACCAATTATATGATTATAGCGTAGTCAAAAAATAA
- a CDS encoding helveticin J family class III bacteriocin, whose translation MKDLKNLVPVLIHELRGVHQVVVQNGSITDTSIYALQLLKHGTDTVVLQADRNEDEVITNFAKKTGPRLLLSGVHSGGTAGGHTQTWEFAGLFGQNKWFVGVKWKLDRNDAGLTAENKKRYWTSQIARVPFASETYRSHLSLPRLSSLNQAGCNYGDEKVPYGSVAYPGVVLRRVEAAVSPDYKWFLIASIDYEGTGHFGLYRLADINAVLDDAEESNAYVSIAELPCYGAFMIHGLTDSLAGIGSIQGYDLDEDCNIYISSEFSPVTGSAISKNRKIVKIPWGVDENNSELWERLDLNAVNDCNNAGTTLDVSGYATEFESVQVLAANDLYLTVSYHEVGPGTTLFSRIYEIKW comes from the coding sequence ATGAAAGATTTAAAAAATTTGGTACCAGTTTTAATACATGAACTGCGGGGCGTGCACCAGGTCGTCGTGCAAAACGGCAGTATTACGGACACAAGCATTTATGCCTTGCAGCTGCTAAAACACGGAACTGATACAGTTGTACTGCAGGCAGATAGGAATGAAGATGAGGTAATTACCAATTTTGCTAAAAAAACCGGCCCCAGATTGTTATTAAGCGGCGTTCATTCTGGCGGAACGGCCGGCGGACACACGCAGACCTGGGAATTTGCGGGACTTTTCGGTCAAAATAAGTGGTTTGTGGGCGTAAAGTGGAAATTAGATCGCAATGATGCGGGCTTAACCGCTGAAAATAAGAAGCGCTATTGGACCAGTCAGATTGCCCGTGTGCCTTTTGCTAGTGAAACATATCGTTCACATCTTAGTCTGCCGCGCCTCTCTTCTCTGAATCAGGCAGGCTGTAATTATGGGGATGAGAAAGTACCATACGGTTCCGTGGCCTATCCTGGTGTCGTTTTGCGAAGAGTGGAAGCAGCAGTTTCACCCGATTACAAGTGGTTTTTAATTGCAAGCATTGATTATGAAGGCACTGGGCATTTTGGTTTGTATCGCTTAGCCGACATTAATGCTGTTCTTGATGATGCCGAAGAAAGTAATGCCTACGTGTCAATTGCCGAATTGCCGTGTTATGGAGCGTTTATGATTCACGGCTTGACGGATTCACTTGCAGGCATCGGCTCAATTCAGGGCTATGATCTAGATGAGGACTGCAACATTTATATTTCAAGTGAATTTTCTCCTGTCACGGGGTCAGCGATCAGCAAAAACCGCAAAATTGTCAAAATTCCTTGGGGCGTGGATGAAAATAATAGCGAGCTCTGGGAACGCCTTGATTTAAATGCGGTTAATGACTGCAATAATGCTGGCACGACTTTAGATGTGAGCGGTTATGCGACTGAGTTTGAAAGTGTACAGGTGCTTGCTGCTAATGATCTGTATTTGACAGTTTCTTATCACGAAGTTGGGCCGGGAACGACCCTGTTTAGTCGAATTTATGAGATCAAGTGGTAA
- a CDS encoding copper-translocating P-type ATPase produces MNDHENMEMDHEMHDHQGINMDHGMQMGHEMHDHHDMMMDIGHGDMMMHGGHMMHMGNLKRKFWVSLILSLPILFLAPAMGVHLPFQFSFTGSNWVVLLFATILFFYGGEPFLKGAGYELKDKHPEMMTLVALGITTSYIYSLYAFVQNDLLHSSMHVMDFFWELATLILIMLLGHWIEMNSMMKADSSVNDLAKLLPDRVHVQADGKITDVPINNVKKDTTILVKAGESIPLDGVVLAGESNVNESLVTGEARAVTRKKNDKVVGGAINGAGTLTVKVTSAANSGFLANVNKLVQESQMNKSKLQSLADKVSGWLFYAALVFGIIALIVWASINGIADGLERMVTVLVIACPHALGLAIPLVNAKSTSLGARNGLLVRNRNVIDASSKINYLLLDKTGTLTEGKFTVREYQTLNSQISKQQLLQLIASLEQSSTHPIAQSILQYAKQEKITLLGLSASKNLAGQGVSGVINGADYQLVNEKSARQQVKEFPKINVSSYTVSYLLQDGQLLGYIAVGDEIKPSAYQLIKQIKKLNIIPVMLTGDNQQAAQKIAAKLGINEVRAELLPTDKQKVVTELQAKGNKVMMVGDGINDAPSLAKADIGVAIGAGTDVAIDSADVILVNSNPLDIINFLKLAKNTHRKTVQNLWWGAGYNIVAIPLAAGILAPLGLVLDPAVGAILMSLSTVIVAINAETLKI; encoded by the coding sequence ATGAACGACCACGAGAACATGGAAATGGATCACGAAATGCACGATCATCAGGGGATAAATATGGACCACGGAATGCAGATGGGTCACGAGATGCATGATCATCATGACATGATGATGGACATAGGACACGGCGATATGATGATGCATGGCGGGCACATGATGCATATGGGCAATCTGAAACGGAAATTTTGGGTTTCGCTGATTTTATCGCTGCCAATTTTGTTTTTAGCACCAGCGATGGGTGTGCATCTGCCATTTCAGTTTTCCTTTACGGGATCAAATTGGGTGGTGCTGCTGTTTGCCACGATTTTGTTCTTTTATGGCGGTGAACCTTTTTTAAAAGGTGCCGGGTATGAATTAAAAGATAAGCATCCCGAAATGATGACACTGGTGGCTTTGGGCATAACTACTTCCTATATTTATAGTCTTTACGCTTTTGTTCAAAACGATCTTCTTCATAGCAGTATGCACGTCATGGATTTCTTTTGGGAACTGGCAACGCTGATTTTGATTATGCTGCTGGGTCACTGGATTGAAATGAATTCGATGATGAAGGCCGATAGTTCGGTTAATGATCTGGCCAAATTACTGCCGGATAGAGTTCACGTGCAGGCCGACGGCAAAATTACGGATGTGCCGATTAATAACGTTAAAAAAGATACAACCATTTTAGTTAAAGCCGGTGAAAGTATTCCGCTTGACGGCGTCGTCTTAGCCGGTGAAAGTAACGTCAATGAGTCGCTGGTAACAGGCGAGGCAAGGGCAGTCACCCGCAAGAAAAATGACAAAGTTGTTGGCGGCGCAATCAACGGTGCCGGCACACTGACCGTGAAAGTGACCAGTGCCGCCAATTCTGGTTTTCTGGCAAATGTCAATAAGCTTGTTCAAGAATCGCAAATGAATAAGTCAAAGCTACAATCACTGGCTGATAAGGTTTCCGGCTGGCTGTTTTATGCGGCGCTAGTTTTCGGAATTATTGCCTTGATTGTTTGGGCCAGCATCAATGGTATTGCCGACGGCTTGGAGCGGATGGTGACTGTTTTAGTAATTGCTTGTCCGCACGCTCTGGGCCTGGCAATTCCTCTGGTTAATGCGAAAAGCACTTCGTTAGGTGCGCGCAACGGTCTGTTGGTGCGCAACCGCAACGTGATTGATGCCAGTTCTAAAATTAACTACCTGCTGCTGGATAAAACTGGCACTTTGACTGAAGGTAAATTTACTGTGCGTGAGTATCAGACACTGAATTCACAAATCAGTAAGCAGCAATTGCTGCAGCTGATTGCCTCGCTAGAACAAAGTTCAACGCACCCAATTGCCCAAAGCATTTTGCAGTATGCCAAACAAGAAAAAATTACGCTGCTTGGCCTTTCTGCCAGTAAAAATTTGGCAGGCCAGGGTGTCAGCGGCGTAATCAACGGTGCAGATTACCAATTGGTTAACGAAAAAAGCGCACGGCAGCAGGTCAAGGAATTTCCGAAGATTAATGTTTCTTCCTATACGGTCAGTTACTTATTGCAAGACGGCCAGCTGCTTGGCTATATTGCAGTCGGCGACGAAATTAAGCCTTCGGCCTACCAATTAATTAAGCAGATTAAGAAATTAAACATCATCCCGGTAATGCTGACAGGAGACAACCAGCAAGCCGCACAAAAAATTGCCGCTAAGTTGGGCATTAACGAGGTCAGGGCAGAATTACTGCCAACCGACAAGCAAAAAGTTGTTACCGAGTTGCAGGCTAAAGGAAATAAGGTAATGATGGTCGGCGACGGGATTAACGATGCCCCAAGTCTAGCCAAGGCTGATATTGGGGTGGCGATTGGTGCCGGAACAGATGTAGCAATTGATTCGGCCGATGTCATTTTGGTTAATAGCAACCCGCTGGATATCATTAACTTCTTAAAGTTAGCCAAAAATACGCACAGAAAAACCGTTCAAAATTTGTGGTGGGGCGCAGGCTACAATATCGTGGCAATTCCACTCGCAGCGGGTATTTTGGCACCGCTGGGTTTGGTATTAGATCCGGCAGTGGGAGCGATTTTGATGTCGCTGTCAACCGTGATTGTGGCAATTAATGCCGAAACACTGAAAATATAA
- the brnQ gene encoding branched-chain amino acid transport system II carrier protein, whose product MDEFEQDLNKKPLTIKQYLIIASLLFGLFFGAGNLIFPVHLGQLSGANWVPATIGFLVTAVILPLLSVLAISAIHAKGVYDIGRPLGAGFAVIFMVLVHLTLGPLFATPRTASVSFTVGIQPILPQSWAKGGLLIYSALFFICAFLISYTESNILTAVGKILNPLFLLLLFIVFLLGFISPMGRAASQSVTPDYLKAPFINGFLQGYNTMDAIAGLAFGVTIVSAIKQMGKTTAKSISKITAKAGVLSVSLIGLIYIVLIWLGATSLAQFKPSPDGGILFNQLITYYLGSIGHALLAALVVVTCLTTAVGLIAAFAQDFHRSFPKLSYRTWLTLMTFVSFLSANMGLDTIISWSTPMLMFIYPIAIVLILLAITSSLFQTDPVVYFWTILFTIVPAFFDMMASFPPVISQTSWALQLKAFQLKAFPFAAVGMDWLIPALIGLAIGLACHFYRKNKLAKN is encoded by the coding sequence ATGGATGAATTTGAGCAAGATTTAAATAAAAAACCGTTAACGATTAAACAATATTTAATTATTGCCTCGTTGTTGTTTGGCTTGTTTTTTGGTGCAGGAAATTTAATTTTTCCGGTCCACTTGGGACAGCTGTCTGGGGCTAATTGGGTGCCGGCAACGATTGGTTTTTTGGTAACCGCCGTGATTTTGCCGCTGCTGTCAGTCTTGGCAATTAGCGCCATTCACGCTAAAGGTGTTTATGACATTGGCCGGCCGCTAGGTGCGGGCTTCGCGGTAATTTTTATGGTTTTGGTACATTTGACCTTGGGGCCGCTATTTGCAACTCCGCGTACGGCCAGTGTTTCGTTTACGGTTGGCATTCAGCCAATTCTGCCGCAATCCTGGGCTAAAGGTGGGTTGTTAATCTATTCCGCACTCTTCTTCATTTGTGCATTTTTAATTTCCTATACCGAATCAAATATTTTGACGGCTGTCGGTAAAATATTAAACCCACTGTTTCTTCTGCTTTTATTTATTGTCTTCTTGCTGGGTTTCATCTCACCAATGGGCAGAGCTGCCAGCCAAAGTGTAACGCCAGATTATTTGAAGGCGCCGTTTATCAACGGATTTTTGCAGGGCTATAATACGATGGATGCGATTGCCGGTTTAGCTTTCGGCGTTACGATTGTTTCGGCAATTAAGCAAATGGGCAAAACTACCGCCAAAAGTATTTCCAAGATAACCGCTAAGGCCGGGGTTTTATCAGTTTCCTTGATTGGTCTAATCTATATCGTCCTAATTTGGCTCGGTGCAACCAGTTTGGCGCAATTCAAGCCATCGCCAGACGGCGGGATTTTGTTCAACCAGTTAATTACCTATTATTTGGGCAGCATTGGGCATGCTCTGCTTGCGGCTTTGGTTGTTGTTACTTGTTTGACAACAGCGGTTGGCTTGATTGCCGCCTTTGCCCAAGATTTTCACCGCAGTTTTCCTAAATTAAGCTACCGCACATGGTTAACTTTAATGACTTTCGTCTCATTTTTATCTGCGAATATGGGACTTGACACGATTATTTCTTGGTCAACGCCGATGCTGATGTTTATTTATCCGATTGCGATTGTTTTGATTTTGCTGGCAATTACCTCGTCGCTGTTTCAAACTGACCCGGTTGTTTATTTCTGGACGATTTTATTTACAATTGTTCCGGCATTCTTTGACATGATGGCGTCATTTCCGCCGGTAATCAGTCAGACAAGTTGGGCACTGCAGCTCAAAGCATTTCAGTTAAAAGCCTTTCCGTTTGCGGCTGTCGGCATGGATTGGCTCATTCCGGCTTTGATTGGTCTAGCAATTGGGTTAGCTTGTCACTTTTACCGTAAGAATAAATTAGCTAAAAACTAA